Genomic window (Streptomyces sp. RerS4):
GGGGCCCGGTGGGCGAGAGCCTGTACCTGGCCGTCGGTGAGCGCCAGGACGCGACGCGGGATCCGCACCAGGTGCAGTTCGAAGTCCTCGGACGCGTGGAGGGCGAAGGGTTCCGCCGCGTCGGACACGAAGAGGTCGCCGGCGTCGCAGGGTTCGACCGTCCCCCGGCGTACGAGGGTCGCCCGGCCGGAGGTCCGGAGGCCCAGCACCAGGTGCGGTTCGGCCGCGGCGTCGCCCGGCTCGTGGACGCGGGAGTGCGCCGCCCCTCGCAGCGTGCTCACCCGAAGGAAGCCGAGGGTGCCGAGGGCGCTGGTGCGGGCGGGTGCGAGCGTCAGGCTCATGGAACTCCCTGATCGAAGCGTTCGTGGCGGCGCGCCGGCACGGTTCGGGCCGCGGAAATCGGCTCACGGCGGACGGGTCCACGGCCTTCAGCGTGCTGGGCCCCGGCGGGAAGCAGAAGGCGGTCGGCCGTGTTGTGCGGACAAGGGCAAGAGCCATGCACACTGGGACATCTCCGCGGTGTCACTCTGGTTCGGGCGGGGACGAGAAAGGGACATCGGTGGAGAGCGGCGGCCTGTACGACACGACGCTGATCGGTCGGCAGCGCGAACGTGCGCTGTTGGAACGGTCCTTGGAGCGGGCACGGTCCGTATCCGGCGGCTCGTCGGTGGTGTTGCGGGGCGATGCGGGCATCGGCAAGACCGCTTTGCTGGACTGGACGGCCGCGCGCGCCGCGGACGACGGCTTCACCGTCCTGCGGGCGGCGGGCAGCGAGGCGCAGATCGGCATCGCGTTCGGGGTGCTGCACCAGGTGCTCGGGCCCCTGCTGGAGCGGACGCGCGTCCTGTCCGAGCAGCAACGGGACGCATTGGAACGGGCCTTGGGGCTCCGCGCGGGAGTTCCCACCGGAGGCTTCATGGTCGGCGCGTCGGCGCTGACCCTGCTGGCGGAGGAGGCGCGGCGGCATCCGGTGCTGATCCTGGTGGACGACCTGCACTGGGTGGACTCCTCCAGCGCCGCCGTGTTCGGCTTCCTCCACCAGCGCATCACCGACCTGCGGACGGTCATGGTGTGCGCGAGTCGTCCCGACGGCACCGCGCTGGACGGCCGGCCCGCGCACCCGGTGGACGTCGAGGCGCTGTCGGGCGAGGAGTCCCTCACGCTGCTGCGGCGTTGGCATCCGGAGCTCGCGGCCGCCACCGCCCAGCGGGTGGTGAACGAGGCCGCGGGCAATCCCCTGGCCCTGGCCGAGCTGCCCGGCCGGCTGGCGAACGAGCACCTCAGGGGCATCGCGCCGTTGCCGGAGCTGCTGCCGCTCGGACAGCGGCTGGAGGCGCTGTTCGTACGTCGACTGCGCGCGCTGCCGGCGGCCGCGGTGCGGGTGTTGCTGCTCACCGCGCTGGACGCCGCCGGCGGCGCGGGCGTCGCCGGGGAGGAGTCGGGGGCCGATCCGGGCCGTGCGGAACGGATCCTGGGGCACATCGAGGCCGGCGGGCTCGCCCGGCTGGACCACGCCGGACGGCTGGTCTTCCGGCATCCGCTGGTACGCAGCGCCGTGATCGCCTCCGCCTCGCGGGCGGAGCTGCGCGCGGCCCACCGGACGCTGGCGGAGCGGCTGCGCGCGGACGACCCGCGCCGGCTGCTGCACGAGGCCGCGGCCGCCGAGGGCGGCCGAGCCCCTCGCCGCGCGGCTGCACGAAGCGGGCAGCCGTATCGCGCTGCGCGGCGGTGACGCGGAAGGAGCGCTGCTGCTGGAGCGCGCGGCGGCGCTCAGCGTCGAGCCCGAGGCCAGGGCGCGGCGGCTGACCTGGGCGGCCGTGATGTGGGCCCGGGGCGGGCGGCTCGCGTACGCGGCCCGATTGGTGGAGGAGTTGGGACGGGGACCGGTGCCGCAGGACATCGCCCCGTTGTTCGCCTACGCGGTCGTGTACGTCGACCAGAGCCACCACGTCGACTTCGCCTCGTCGTTCTCCCTGCTGCCCGATGCCCTGGCCGCGCTGACGGCCTCCGGTGAGCAGGCGCACGGGGACCTCGTGGAGCAGATGTTCTTCAAGCTGCTGCTGGCCTCCACGTACACGGGTGATCGCCGGGGGTGGGAGAGCCTGGAGCGGCATCGCGAGCACGTCTCCCCGGCCGCCCGCCTGTGCCACCGCGCCTGGGCCGATCCGCCGCGCACGGCACACGGCACCGGGGCTGAACTCCACGCGAGGATCGCCCACATGACGGTCCGTCGGGAGACGGGTGACGCCTGGCTGCTGCTGTGGACGGCATCGGCGGTGGACGGCGGCGAGGCGGACCTGTGGCGCCTCGCCGGCGGCGAGCACACGTACGCCACCCAGGGGGCCGTCGCGAAGGCGAGGTGCCATGACGCCTACCTGCGGGGCCGGTGGGAGGCGGCGGAGGACTGTCTGCGCGAGGCCGACACCGCCGAGGAGCTCGGCTACCACTGCAACGCCCTGCTCTTTCGGCACTACTACGCGTACTTCCTGGCGGGCCGGGGGGACGAGCAGGGCCTGCGCGAGCTGCGGGAGCGCATCGAGCCGGCGGCGGCGCGGGCCCGGATGCGGTTCGTGACGGACCATCTGGACCACCTGCGGGCGCTGGCCGCGCTGGCGCACGGCCGGCACGAGGAGGCGTACGCGCTGCTCTCCCGCATGATGGCGCCGGGCGAGCTGTCGGGCGAACTGTCCTGGTTCCACCTGCCGTTCTTCGATGTCGTGTACGCCGCCCTGCGGTGCGGCCGGCGCGCGGAGGCGCTCGCCCACGTCGCGGCGGCCCGTGCGGCCCGCATGGACGAGATCTCCGCGCACCACGCCTTCCTGCTGGCCGCGGCGGTCGCCCTGACCGCCGACGACGAGGAGGCGGACGCGGCCTACGCGGCGGCCTACGCGGTACCGGGCTCCGGCCGGTGGGCCTTCGACCTGGCCCGTCTACGGCTGGCCCACGGTGCGCGGATGGGCCGGTGGGGGCGGCGGACCGAGGCGGAAGAGGTGCTGCACGCCGCCTACCGCACCTTCCGCGAGCTGCGGGCCTCGCCGTGGGCGGAGCAGTGCCTGGACGAGCTGCGGGCCGCGGGTCGGCTGCCGCTCGCCCCGGCGCCCGGACCCTGCGCGCTCACGGCCCAGGAGCTGCGCATCGCCCGGCTCGTGGCCACCGGCATGACGAACAAGGAGGTCGGCGCGGCGCTGCGACTGTCGCCCCGCACGGTGGGAGCGGCTCTCTACCGGATCTTCCCGAAACTGGGGATCACATCGCGGGCTGCCGTGGCGCGGGCGCTGTCGACTCCGTCAGGGCGAGGGCCACTGCGGCTCGGGTCGTGATGCCCAACTTGGGGAAGATCTTGTAGAGGTGCGCGCCGATCGTACGGGGGGACAGGCCGAGCCGCTCACCGATCTGCCGGTTGGTCAGGCCCTCGGCGGCCAGTTCCGCGATGCGCGACTCCTGTGCCGAAAGCAGGGGGTGGCCTGCGGCCGCTCCGTCCGCTCGCGTCGCATCGGCCCCGGAACCGGACGTCCCGGTGGCGCCCGTCACCGCGTCCAGCCCACGGGACGCCTGCTCGGCCCAGGGGGTGGCGCCGAGGTGGGTGAAGGCGGCGAGCGCGGCCTCGTAGTGGACGGCGGCGCTCTCGCTGCGGCCGCGTCGCCGCAGCCACGTGCCGTGCGCCAGGTGGGCGCGGGCGAGCGGGAAGGGCCAGGCGGCCGCGCCGGGGGCCGCGTAGACGGCCGCGTACCGCTCCTCCGCTTCCTCGTCGGCGGCCGCGAGGGCCTCGGCGACGGCCACGAGGAAGGCGTGGTGCGGCGAGACCCGGTCGATGCCGGCCTCCTTGACCGTCTTCAGGTGACACGGGACCTCGGCCCGCCGCCCGCTGTCGACGGCGGCATGCACCCAGTCGACGAGCGACAGGTGGAACCAGGGCGAGCGCGGAGCGAGGGCGCCGGGCGGGGTGAGGCTCCGGGCGTGCTGCCAGGCTTCTTCGGCGCGGCCCTGGGCGAGGGCGCACAGGACCTTCAGTCCCGTCAGGCGCTCGGAGACGGAGCGCATGCGCCGCTCGCGCGCCGGGGCGTCGAGGAGCGGCTCCAGCTCGGCGAGAGCGGCCCGGTCGCCGCGCGCGGCCAGGACCTGGGCCACGTTCTGCAGGAACAGCATCTCGTTGAACACGTGGCCACAGGCGGCCGAGACCTCGGCGCCCTGGCGGGAGACGCCGAGGGAGACGTCCCAGCGGCCGTGCAGGAAGTCGTCGTGGCTCTGGACGGCGTCGAGGAAGGCCTGCGCCGCGTACGCCCGGCCGCGCGCGAAGCGGCTCCACAGCCCGTCGTGCTCCCGGACGACGTCGACGGCGGCGGCCGTCCACAGCAGCAGCCAGGCGGCGGGCGTCTCCCGGTGCTCGGGC
Coding sequences:
- a CDS encoding AAA family ATPase, translating into MESGGLYDTTLIGRQRERALLERSLERARSVSGGSSVVLRGDAGIGKTALLDWTAARAADDGFTVLRAAGSEAQIGIAFGVLHQVLGPLLERTRVLSEQQRDALERALGLRAGVPTGGFMVGASALTLLAEEARRHPVLILVDDLHWVDSSSAAVFGFLHQRITDLRTVMVCASRPDGTALDGRPAHPVDVEALSGEESLTLLRRWHPELAAATAQRVVNEAAGNPLALAELPGRLANEHLRGIAPLPELLPLGQRLEALFVRRLRALPAAAVRVLLLTALDAAGGAGVAGEESGADPGRAERILGHIEAGGLARLDHAGRLVFRHPLVRSAVIASASRAELRAAHRTLAERLRADDPRRLLHEAAAAEGGRAPRRAAARSGQPYRAARR
- a CDS encoding helix-turn-helix transcriptional regulator, with product MWARGGRLAYAARLVEELGRGPVPQDIAPLFAYAVVYVDQSHHVDFASSFSLLPDALAALTASGEQAHGDLVEQMFFKLLLASTYTGDRRGWESLERHREHVSPAARLCHRAWADPPRTAHGTGAELHARIAHMTVRRETGDAWLLLWTASAVDGGEADLWRLAGGEHTYATQGAVAKARCHDAYLRGRWEAAEDCLREADTAEELGYHCNALLFRHYYAYFLAGRGDEQGLRELRERIEPAAARARMRFVTDHLDHLRALAALAHGRHEEAYALLSRMMAPGELSGELSWFHLPFFDVVYAALRCGRRAEALAHVAAARAARMDEISAHHAFLLAAAVALTADDEEADAAYAAAYAVPGSGRWAFDLARLRLAHGARMGRWGRRTEAEEVLHAAYRTFRELRASPWAEQCLDELRAAGRLPLAPAPGPCALTAQELRIARLVATGMTNKEVGAALRLSPRTVGAALYRIFPKLGITSRAAVARALSTPSGRGPLRLGS